A stretch of Arthrobacter sunyaminii DNA encodes these proteins:
- a CDS encoding class I SAM-dependent methyltransferase: MGSDHYFSSQPSGPEVRRPLHVTLDGRERTLVTSGGIFSPDGIDKGTVILLDEVPSPSPEGNLLDIGCGWGPVALTMALKSPAARVYAVDVNERCLALTRDNAAALGLDNVTASRPEDVDPQLRFDTIWSNPPIRIGKDELHALLLLWLPRLAPEGTAWLVVQKNLGADSLQKWLTEQLGSGYSVSRHSTAKSFRILKITRSPEDS, encoded by the coding sequence ATGGGTTCAGACCATTACTTCAGTTCACAGCCGTCCGGGCCCGAGGTCCGCCGGCCGCTCCATGTCACGCTCGATGGCCGGGAGCGTACCCTCGTTACTTCCGGCGGCATCTTCAGCCCCGACGGCATCGACAAAGGCACTGTGATTCTGCTGGACGAAGTTCCGTCCCCCTCCCCGGAGGGGAATTTGCTGGACATTGGCTGCGGCTGGGGGCCGGTGGCGCTGACCATGGCCCTGAAATCCCCGGCAGCCCGCGTGTACGCCGTGGATGTGAACGAGCGGTGCCTGGCCCTGACCCGTGACAATGCCGCCGCACTGGGCCTGGACAATGTCACTGCCAGCCGGCCCGAGGACGTCGATCCGCAGCTGCGGTTCGACACCATCTGGTCCAATCCGCCCATCCGCATCGGCAAGGACGAGTTGCATGCGCTCCTGCTTCTGTGGCTGCCGCGGCTGGCGCCGGAAGGAACCGCGTGGCTGGTGGTGCAGAAAAACCTGGGAGCGGATTCACTGCAGAAATGGCTGACCGAGCAGCTGGGGTCCGGATACTCGGTGTCCCGGCACAGCACCGCCAAATCCTTCCGGATCCTCAAAATTACCCGCAGTCCCGAAGACAGCTGA
- the lexA gene encoding transcriptional repressor LexA: protein MARRTASEDSTNKPAATGTRARPKGLTPRQKTVLEMIQRSVSTNGYPPTMREIGDTVGLASLSSVTHQLMQLEKLGYIRRDPKRPRAMEILIPLMLRDGSSGTAAEEAPGRPGSGTDNSPSAGAAGRTGDQREEGAGSAPALASVTELATSVDTAMVPLVGRIAAGGPILAEQVVEDIMPLPRQLVGHGDLFMLKVSGDSMVDAAICDGDWVVVRRQPTAENGDIVAALLDDEATVKTFRQRNGHTWLLPQNTRYEPIVGDHAVIMGKVVSVMRAL from the coding sequence GTGGCCCGCAGGACTGCTTCCGAAGACAGCACCAACAAACCAGCTGCCACAGGCACCCGTGCGCGCCCCAAGGGGCTCACCCCCAGGCAGAAGACCGTCCTGGAGATGATTCAGCGGTCCGTGAGCACCAACGGCTATCCGCCCACCATGCGCGAAATCGGCGACACGGTTGGCCTGGCCAGCCTGTCCAGCGTGACCCACCAGCTCATGCAGTTGGAGAAGCTCGGCTACATCCGCCGTGATCCGAAGCGCCCCCGCGCCATGGAAATCCTCATTCCCCTGATGCTCCGTGACGGATCCTCCGGTACGGCAGCCGAGGAGGCTCCGGGACGCCCCGGCTCCGGCACGGACAACAGCCCTTCAGCCGGCGCTGCGGGGCGCACCGGAGACCAGCGTGAAGAGGGCGCAGGCTCAGCCCCGGCGCTGGCCTCGGTAACCGAGCTTGCCACCTCCGTTGATACCGCCATGGTGCCGCTGGTCGGCCGCATCGCCGCCGGCGGACCCATCCTTGCGGAGCAGGTGGTGGAGGACATCATGCCGCTGCCCCGTCAGCTGGTGGGACACGGTGACCTTTTCATGCTGAAGGTTTCGGGAGACTCCATGGTTGATGCCGCCATCTGCGACGGTGACTGGGTGGTTGTGCGCCGCCAGCCGACAGCTGAGAACGGTGACATTGTGGCTGCCCTCCTCGACGATGAAGCCACGGTCAAGACCTTCCGGCAGCGCAACGGCCACACCTGGCTGCTGCCGCAGAACACGCGGTACGAGCCCATTGTGGGCGATCACGCCGTCATCATGGGCAAAGTTGTCTCGGTGATGCGCGCTCTTTAG
- the hflX gene encoding GTPase HflX: MTINNSRPGTSGSAQPTPELSPEDIQGVIDRILAKESAAEAKAPARDVPRGRAQALSSEDAGHSVHDGDQEDLRERHALRRVAGLSTELEDVTEVEYRQLRLERVVLAGLWSEGTAADAENSLQELAALAETAGSEVLDGVIQRRLKPDPGTFLGSGKAQELKDIVAATGADTVIVDSELAPSQRRGLEDIVKVKVIDRTALILDIFAQHAKSREGKAQVELAQLEYLLPRLRGWGESMSRQAGGQVGSASAGMGSRGPGETKIELDRRKIRTRMAKLRREIAGMKPARETKRANRQRNQVPSVAIAGYTNAGKSSLLNRLTDAGVLVENALFATLDPTIRKAQTEDGIGYTLADTVGFVRSLPTQLVEAFRSTLEEVADADLILHVVDASHPDPEGQIAAVRTVLTDVDARKIPEIIVLNKADAADPFVLERLRQKERRHVVVSARTGEGIDELLQAISEGIPRPAVDLTLMVPYDRGDVVSRLHSPDTEILSVDHSETGTRLHVMVREGLAAELEPFVTHE, translated from the coding sequence ATGACGATCAACAATTCCCGTCCTGGCACGTCCGGTTCCGCTCAGCCCACACCGGAGCTGAGCCCCGAAGACATCCAGGGGGTCATTGACAGGATCCTCGCCAAGGAAAGCGCTGCGGAGGCCAAAGCTCCCGCCCGGGACGTCCCGCGCGGCAGAGCCCAGGCTCTCTCTTCCGAGGACGCCGGGCATTCAGTGCACGACGGCGACCAGGAAGACCTTCGCGAGCGGCACGCACTGCGGCGCGTGGCCGGCCTGTCCACCGAACTCGAAGACGTAACCGAAGTCGAGTACCGCCAGCTTCGCCTGGAGCGGGTGGTACTGGCCGGACTGTGGAGCGAAGGAACGGCGGCCGACGCCGAGAATTCCCTGCAGGAACTGGCAGCCCTCGCCGAAACGGCAGGCTCCGAGGTGCTCGACGGCGTCATCCAGCGCCGCCTGAAGCCCGATCCGGGCACCTTCCTGGGATCCGGCAAGGCCCAGGAACTCAAGGACATCGTGGCCGCCACCGGCGCTGACACGGTCATCGTGGACAGCGAACTGGCCCCGTCCCAGCGCCGCGGACTGGAAGACATCGTCAAGGTCAAGGTCATCGACCGGACGGCCCTCATCCTGGACATCTTCGCCCAGCATGCCAAGTCCCGCGAGGGCAAGGCCCAGGTGGAACTGGCCCAGCTCGAGTACCTGCTGCCGCGACTGCGCGGCTGGGGCGAATCCATGTCCCGGCAGGCCGGCGGCCAGGTGGGCAGCGCAAGCGCCGGCATGGGTTCACGTGGTCCCGGTGAAACCAAGATTGAGCTGGACCGGCGGAAGATCCGTACCCGGATGGCGAAACTGCGGCGCGAAATCGCGGGCATGAAACCTGCACGCGAAACCAAGCGGGCCAACCGCCAGCGCAACCAGGTTCCTTCGGTGGCTATCGCCGGGTACACCAACGCGGGCAAGTCGTCGCTCCTGAACCGGCTGACGGATGCCGGTGTCCTCGTCGAGAACGCCCTGTTCGCCACCCTGGATCCCACCATCCGCAAGGCCCAGACCGAAGACGGGATCGGCTACACCCTGGCGGACACCGTCGGATTTGTCCGGTCGCTGCCGACCCAGCTGGTGGAAGCCTTCCGCTCCACGCTGGAGGAAGTGGCGGACGCTGACCTGATCCTGCACGTCGTGGATGCCTCCCATCCTGACCCGGAGGGCCAGATTGCCGCCGTCCGCACTGTGCTGACGGATGTTGATGCCCGCAAGATTCCGGAAATCATCGTCCTGAACAAGGCCGATGCCGCCGATCCGTTTGTCCTGGAACGCCTCCGGCAGAAGGAACGCCGCCACGTGGTGGTCTCCGCCCGTACCGGTGAAGGCATCGACGAGCTGCTGCAGGCGATCTCCGAAGGGATTCCCCGCCCCGCGGTGGACCTGACGCTGATGGTTCCCTACGACCGCGGAGACGTGGTCTCCCGGCTGCACAGCCCGGACACTGAAATCCTGTCCGTGGACCACTCCGAAACCGGAACCCGGCTGCATGTCATGGTCCGCGAAGGCCTTGCTGCTGAACTGGAGCCGTTCGTCACCCATGAGTAA
- the miaB gene encoding tRNA (N6-isopentenyl adenosine(37)-C2)-methylthiotransferase MiaB translates to MSLTVSSPTSSPSPSEQHHRTYQVRTFGCQMNVHDSERISGLLENAGYVPAEGDEADVVVFNTCAVRENADNKLYGNLGMLAHVKETRPGMQIAVGGCLAQKDRDTIQRKAPWVDAVFGTHNIGSLPALLDRARHNDEAQLEILESLDVFPSTLPTKRDSVYAGWVSISVGCNNTCTFCIVPSLRGKERDRRPGEILAEIQALVDDGAIEVTLLGQNVNSYGVEFGDRGAFAKLLRACGTIEGLERVRFTSPHPAAFTQDVIDAMAETPNVMPQLHMPLQSGSDKVLKDMRRSYRSKKFLGILDSVRERMPHAAISTDIIVGFPGETEEDFAATLDVVEKSRFATAFTFQYSKRPGTPAAELPDQLPKAVVQERFERLTALQDRIAAEENAKQVGTTVEVLVTAGSGRKSEETGRLSGRSRDQRLVHFSVPEGCEVPRPGDLVTVPVTSAAAFHLVSDPATAADYTLRRSRAGDAWDRSQAESCGVPAPGASGGKAGVSLGMPALPPRS, encoded by the coding sequence GTGAGTTTGACAGTATCTTCCCCGACATCTTCCCCGAGCCCGTCCGAGCAGCATCACCGCACCTATCAGGTGCGGACCTTCGGGTGCCAAATGAACGTCCACGATTCCGAGCGCATTTCCGGCCTGCTGGAGAACGCCGGTTATGTTCCCGCGGAAGGCGACGAGGCCGACGTCGTCGTCTTCAATACCTGCGCGGTGCGGGAGAACGCGGACAACAAGCTGTACGGGAACCTGGGCATGCTCGCCCACGTCAAGGAAACTCGTCCGGGCATGCAGATTGCCGTGGGCGGGTGCCTGGCGCAGAAGGACCGCGACACCATCCAGCGCAAGGCGCCGTGGGTGGATGCAGTGTTTGGCACGCACAACATCGGCTCATTGCCGGCCCTGCTGGACCGCGCCCGGCACAACGATGAAGCGCAGCTGGAAATCCTGGAATCCCTGGATGTTTTCCCCTCCACACTGCCCACCAAGCGCGACTCCGTCTACGCAGGCTGGGTCTCCATTTCCGTGGGCTGCAACAACACCTGCACGTTCTGCATTGTCCCTTCCCTGCGCGGCAAGGAACGGGACCGCCGCCCGGGCGAGATTCTCGCCGAAATCCAGGCGCTGGTGGACGACGGCGCGATTGAGGTTACGCTGCTGGGCCAGAACGTTAACTCGTACGGCGTGGAGTTTGGAGACCGGGGCGCGTTCGCCAAGCTGCTGCGTGCCTGCGGCACCATCGAAGGCCTGGAGCGGGTGCGCTTCACCAGCCCGCATCCGGCTGCGTTCACCCAGGACGTCATCGACGCAATGGCGGAAACCCCCAACGTGATGCCGCAGCTGCACATGCCGCTGCAGTCCGGTTCCGACAAGGTCCTCAAAGACATGCGCCGGTCCTACCGGTCCAAGAAGTTCCTCGGCATCCTGGACAGTGTCCGTGAGCGGATGCCGCACGCCGCCATCTCCACCGACATCATTGTGGGTTTCCCGGGCGAGACCGAAGAGGACTTCGCCGCCACGCTCGACGTCGTGGAGAAGTCCCGTTTCGCCACGGCCTTCACGTTCCAGTACTCCAAGCGCCCGGGCACCCCCGCCGCAGAGCTGCCGGACCAGCTGCCCAAGGCAGTGGTCCAGGAACGCTTTGAACGCCTCACCGCCCTCCAGGACCGCATCGCGGCCGAAGAGAATGCCAAACAGGTGGGCACCACAGTGGAAGTTCTGGTTACCGCCGGTTCCGGCCGCAAGTCCGAAGAAACAGGTCGCCTTTCCGGCCGTTCCCGTGATCAGCGCCTGGTGCACTTCTCGGTGCCCGAGGGCTGCGAGGTACCCCGGCCCGGAGACCTCGTCACCGTGCCCGTGACGTCCGCAGCTGCTTTCCACCTGGTCTCGGACCCCGCGACCGCAGCGGATTACACCCTGCGCCGTTCACGCGCCGGTGACGCCTGGGACCGGTCACAGGCGGAATCGTGCGGAGTCCCCGCTCCGGGTGCTTCCGGCGGCAAAGCCGGTGTCTCCCTGGGCATGCCGGCACTGCCCCCGCGCTCCTAG
- the dapF gene encoding diaminopimelate epimerase, whose amino-acid sequence MNTTLSSALSASGLPASLAGLPFAKGHGTGNDFVLVADPDGGREVTPAEVAAVCDRHRGIGADGFIRAVRSEHLPEGQALLQSDPAAEWFMDYRNADGSISEMCGNGVRVFVHFLLAEGLVNLAEGETLTIGTRAGIKTITRVDSGYAVDMGPWEFIYPDHAAAKAMDAVVNADGLEVPRPGLSVSMGNPHTVVALAELSELAATQLTTPPTVQPEPENGTNVEFVVPAEPLVENGVGLLTMRVHERGVGETLSCGTGACAAAVAIRFWAGRDAPNDWAVTVPGGVVGVRFLTAEDGREHVELSGPAVIVARGTLL is encoded by the coding sequence GTGAACACAACTCTCTCTTCTGCTCTGTCCGCTTCCGGCTTACCCGCTTCTCTTGCCGGTTTGCCCTTCGCCAAAGGCCACGGCACCGGCAACGACTTTGTGCTGGTGGCCGACCCCGACGGGGGACGCGAAGTGACGCCTGCCGAAGTGGCGGCGGTATGCGACCGGCACCGCGGCATTGGCGCAGACGGATTCATCAGGGCCGTGCGTTCCGAGCACCTGCCTGAAGGCCAGGCCCTGCTGCAAAGTGATCCCGCTGCGGAGTGGTTCATGGACTACCGCAATGCGGACGGCAGCATCTCCGAGATGTGCGGCAACGGGGTGCGGGTCTTCGTGCACTTCCTGCTCGCCGAGGGGCTGGTGAATCTGGCCGAAGGGGAAACCCTGACCATCGGCACCCGCGCCGGCATCAAAACAATCACCCGGGTGGACAGCGGCTACGCCGTGGACATGGGTCCCTGGGAGTTCATCTACCCCGACCATGCCGCCGCGAAGGCCATGGACGCCGTCGTCAACGCCGACGGCCTGGAAGTACCGCGCCCCGGACTGTCCGTCAGCATGGGAAACCCGCACACCGTGGTGGCCCTGGCCGAGCTGTCCGAACTCGCAGCCACTCAACTGACGACTCCGCCCACCGTGCAGCCGGAGCCGGAGAACGGCACCAACGTGGAATTTGTGGTCCCCGCCGAGCCTCTGGTCGAAAACGGCGTGGGTCTGCTGACCATGCGCGTGCATGAGCGCGGTGTGGGGGAGACCCTTTCCTGCGGCACCGGCGCCTGCGCAGCAGCCGTTGCCATCCGTTTCTGGGCCGGCCGGGATGCCCCGAACGACTGGGCGGTCACGGTGCCCGGCGGCGTCGTCGGGGTCCGTTTCCTGACTGCTGAAGACGGCCGCGAGCACGTGGAACTCAGCGGCCCCGCCGTCATTGTGGCGCGCGGAACCCTACTCTAG
- the miaA gene encoding tRNA (adenosine(37)-N6)-dimethylallyltransferase MiaA, whose protein sequence is MTAAEAARARPVIAVVGPTGSGKSDLGVSLALQLGGEVINADAMQFYRGMDIGTAKISVAERRGVPHHLLDIMDVREEASVSAFQASARSLITEIQGRGKYPILVGGSGLYVRAALDVLDFPGTDPAVRSALERQLDEQGLGALRGRLRAVDPVSADRLGDGRRVVRALEVHQLTGRPFSSFMPVREYFQPAVQIGLSVERSLLHQRLAARVDRMVDRGLLAEVEDLAGRGLREGRTAGRALGYSQFLRVLDGESSVAEAVEQTVVATRQFARRQLTWFRADPRITWLDWDDPELTGKAAAAILEQ, encoded by the coding sequence GTGACTGCCGCCGAGGCTGCGCGCGCCCGCCCGGTCATCGCCGTCGTCGGTCCCACCGGCTCCGGCAAATCGGATCTGGGCGTTTCACTGGCCCTGCAGCTGGGCGGGGAAGTCATCAATGCCGACGCTATGCAGTTCTACCGGGGCATGGACATCGGTACCGCGAAAATCAGCGTCGCGGAGCGGCGCGGCGTTCCACACCACCTGCTGGACATCATGGATGTCCGGGAGGAAGCCAGCGTCTCGGCGTTCCAGGCATCCGCCCGCAGTCTCATCACCGAGATCCAGGGACGGGGAAAGTATCCGATCCTCGTGGGCGGGTCCGGGCTTTACGTCCGTGCGGCCCTGGATGTGCTGGACTTCCCGGGCACTGATCCGGCAGTGCGGTCTGCCCTGGAACGTCAACTGGACGAACAGGGACTGGGGGCTCTGCGCGGGCGTCTGCGTGCCGTAGACCCGGTGTCCGCGGACCGGCTTGGCGACGGCCGCCGGGTGGTGCGGGCCCTGGAAGTGCACCAGCTGACGGGCAGGCCGTTCAGTTCCTTCATGCCCGTCCGGGAGTACTTCCAGCCGGCAGTCCAGATCGGCCTGAGCGTGGAGCGCAGCCTGCTGCATCAGCGGCTGGCAGCACGCGTGGACCGGATGGTGGACCGAGGCCTGCTCGCCGAAGTGGAAGACCTCGCCGGCCGCGGCCTGCGCGAGGGCCGGACTGCCGGCCGCGCCTTGGGGTATTCCCAGTTCCTGCGCGTGCTGGACGGCGAATCGTCAGTGGCCGAGGCAGTCGAACAGACAGTGGTGGCTACCCGGCAGTTCGCGCGCCGCCAGCTCACCTGGTTCCGCGCAGATCCGCGGATCACCTGGCTGGACTGGGACGACCCCGAACTGACCGGCAAGGCTGCCGCCGCTATCCTTGAACAGTGA
- a CDS encoding LysM peptidoglycan-binding domain-containing protein, translating into MVFIGLPLMLAAAAALIVLGFFTAPAMASSGGPDVTRTVQVSVAAGESLWGLAQEFAPERDPRDVMEDIMELNNLTESRLIVGAQLYIPVER; encoded by the coding sequence TTGGTTTTCATCGGCCTCCCGCTGATGCTCGCCGCGGCGGCTGCGCTCATTGTGCTGGGCTTCTTCACCGCTCCCGCCATGGCCTCCAGCGGGGGGCCGGACGTGACAAGAACCGTCCAGGTCAGTGTGGCTGCGGGTGAGTCCCTGTGGGGCCTGGCGCAGGAGTTCGCTCCTGAGCGTGACCCGCGGGATGTCATGGAAGACATCATGGAACTCAACAACCTGACTGAATCCCGCCTCATCGTTGGTGCTCAGCTTTACATTCCCGTTGAACGCTGA
- a CDS encoding ATP-dependent DNA helicase, protein MSKDTTGEVLELLDTAVAGMGGQNRPGQHEMARQVTQAIDEGKHLLVQAGTGTGKSLAYLVPLIHHSLESTKPTLVSTATLALQSQIVGRDLPRLLKTLQPQLPREVDVALLKGRSNYVCLHKTGGGFPEEEDPAGALFTLGDDHGVAHPSPAPTSAMGREVVRLREWAEETDTGDRDDLVPGVSDRAWRQVSVTSMECLGAQKCPVAAECFSERARAQAAVADVVITNHAMLAIAAFEGLAVLPDYDVVVIDEAHELQDRVTGAVTGQLSGTVITAAVTAARKHTSASVEELAQAARAFEQSMEGVPSGLLASGLNEEQEQAVGRVREACRVALSDSKPEPGETADGGRQTARSRLMAVLTVCERLISAPAAGEVIWASRPSSFSPSGGFSPPDETAPATLNVAPLSVAGRLREGLFDGHTVVLTSATLAIGSEFGPVAGALGLLGPGAPSWTGTDVGSPFDYPRQGILYVAKDLPKPERGTSEAQLDEIEALLKASNGGALGLFSSRRAAEDAADAMRTRVDFPILCQGESSMSSLVKQFSEEPDTCLFGTMSLWQGVDVPGAACRLVLIDRIPFPRPDDPLMTARTRAVAKAGGNGFMSVAATHAAVRLAQGAGRLIRAAGDRGVVAVLDSRLATARYGGFLRAALPPFWSTTDRSVVLSVLGRLAEQSAAEELSAG, encoded by the coding sequence ATGAGTAAAGACACCACCGGCGAAGTCCTGGAACTTCTGGACACCGCCGTTGCCGGCATGGGCGGACAAAACCGCCCGGGCCAGCATGAAATGGCCCGACAGGTCACGCAGGCCATAGACGAAGGAAAGCACCTGCTGGTTCAGGCGGGCACCGGAACCGGCAAATCGCTGGCCTATCTGGTGCCGCTGATCCATCACTCGCTGGAGAGCACCAAGCCGACGCTGGTGTCCACTGCAACGCTGGCCCTGCAGTCCCAGATTGTGGGCCGGGACCTGCCTCGGCTGCTCAAGACCCTTCAGCCGCAGCTCCCCCGCGAAGTGGACGTGGCACTGCTCAAGGGCCGCAGCAATTATGTCTGCCTGCACAAGACCGGCGGGGGATTTCCTGAAGAGGAAGATCCCGCCGGTGCCCTGTTCACGCTGGGAGATGACCATGGCGTCGCCCACCCTTCACCGGCTCCCACCTCGGCCATGGGCCGGGAAGTGGTGCGGCTGCGTGAATGGGCGGAGGAAACGGACACCGGCGACCGGGATGATCTGGTCCCGGGTGTGAGTGACCGGGCCTGGCGGCAGGTATCGGTGACCTCCATGGAGTGCCTGGGAGCACAGAAGTGTCCGGTGGCCGCTGAGTGCTTCAGCGAGCGTGCCCGTGCACAGGCCGCCGTGGCCGACGTCGTGATCACCAACCATGCGATGCTGGCGATTGCTGCCTTCGAAGGCCTGGCCGTGCTGCCGGACTATGACGTGGTGGTCATTGACGAGGCGCACGAACTGCAGGACCGCGTCACCGGTGCCGTCACCGGCCAGCTCTCCGGCACGGTGATTACTGCCGCTGTTACCGCAGCGCGCAAACACACCTCTGCCAGCGTGGAGGAGCTGGCGCAGGCGGCACGTGCCTTTGAGCAGTCCATGGAGGGTGTTCCCTCCGGCCTGCTGGCCAGCGGACTGAACGAAGAGCAGGAACAGGCCGTGGGGCGCGTTCGCGAGGCCTGCCGAGTGGCGCTCTCTGATTCCAAGCCCGAGCCCGGGGAAACCGCAGACGGTGGCCGGCAGACGGCCCGTTCACGGCTTATGGCCGTGCTGACTGTTTGCGAGCGGCTGATCTCGGCGCCGGCGGCCGGCGAGGTGATTTGGGCGTCCCGGCCCAGTTCCTTCTCCCCGTCGGGAGGTTTTTCACCGCCCGACGAGACCGCCCCCGCCACCCTGAACGTTGCCCCGCTGTCAGTGGCGGGACGGCTGCGTGAAGGATTGTTTGACGGGCACACCGTTGTCCTGACCTCGGCAACCCTGGCGATCGGCTCCGAGTTCGGGCCGGTGGCCGGTGCCCTGGGCCTGCTGGGTCCGGGTGCACCGTCGTGGACCGGAACCGACGTCGGCAGTCCCTTCGATTACCCGCGCCAGGGGATTCTGTATGTGGCCAAGGATCTGCCCAAGCCGGAGCGGGGTACCTCCGAGGCTCAGCTGGATGAAATCGAAGCGCTGCTTAAGGCCTCCAACGGCGGCGCGCTGGGCTTATTCTCCTCTCGGCGGGCGGCCGAAGATGCCGCCGATGCCATGCGCACCCGGGTGGATTTCCCCATCCTGTGCCAGGGGGAATCTTCCATGTCTTCACTGGTCAAGCAGTTCTCTGAAGAGCCGGATACCTGCCTCTTCGGCACCATGTCGCTATGGCAGGGCGTGGACGTTCCCGGAGCCGCGTGCCGGCTTGTCCTCATCGACCGCATCCCGTTTCCCCGTCCCGATGACCCGCTGATGACCGCTCGCACCCGAGCAGTGGCCAAGGCCGGCGGCAACGGGTTCATGTCCGTGGCGGCGACCCATGCCGCCGTGCGTCTGGCACAGGGGGCAGGGCGCCTGATTCGTGCGGCGGGGGACCGCGGTGTGGTGGCTGTCCTGGACTCCCGGCTGGCCACGGCCCGGTATGGGGGCTTCCTGCGCGCAGCGCTGCCGCCGTTCTGGTCCACCACGGACCGCTCCGTGGTGCTCTCCGTTTTGGGTCGGCTCGCAGAGCAGTCGGCAGCCGAGGAGCTGTCGGCGGGATAG
- a CDS encoding transglycosylase SLT domain-containing protein, giving the protein MTSLQKDALGNEDTQSDSHKSNDVPGRRGLTQERRQASRTRKLRIGAVAVAGGLAFFGIAGASVQNDQLRASLVSLTSPTAAPDTAESGPADEAGAAGDTDGDEQQKAADTAAADDAKKAADAKAEEAKAAEQKAAEEKAAEQKAAEEKSAEEARAAEELKAEEAAQAAAAEQARVAAEQEAAAKAAADAQAAADRAAEEAAAAAASVPMDDPAGAKAYAVSALAGHGWAASEMTCLNTLWEKESNWMTSATNASSGAYGIVQSLPAEKMASSGPDYLTNPKTQINWGLGYIESRYGSPCSALNFHYANNWY; this is encoded by the coding sequence ATGACTTCCCTCCAAAAAGATGCCCTCGGCAACGAAGACACCCAGAGCGACAGCCACAAATCCAACGATGTTCCCGGCCGGCGCGGCCTTACCCAGGAACGCCGGCAGGCCAGCCGGACCCGCAAGCTCCGCATCGGGGCCGTGGCGGTTGCCGGCGGACTGGCCTTCTTTGGAATCGCCGGCGCCTCCGTCCAAAATGACCAACTGCGGGCCAGCCTCGTCAGTCTGACTTCTCCCACCGCCGCCCCGGACACCGCTGAGAGCGGTCCGGCTGATGAGGCCGGCGCCGCGGGAGATACCGACGGCGATGAGCAGCAGAAGGCAGCTGACACCGCTGCCGCCGATGATGCCAAGAAGGCGGCCGACGCCAAAGCAGAGGAGGCCAAGGCTGCTGAACAAAAGGCCGCTGAAGAAAAGGCTGCTGAACAAAAGGCCGCTGAAGAAAAGTCAGCGGAGGAAGCTCGAGCTGCCGAAGAGCTGAAAGCCGAAGAAGCAGCTCAGGCTGCCGCGGCCGAGCAGGCCAGGGTTGCAGCCGAGCAGGAAGCTGCAGCCAAGGCAGCAGCTGACGCCCAGGCTGCCGCGGACCGCGCCGCGGAAGAGGCCGCCGCCGCAGCAGCGTCTGTTCCCATGGATGATCCCGCCGGGGCGAAAGCGTACGCCGTCTCTGCCCTGGCCGGCCATGGATGGGCAGCCTCGGAAATGACCTGCCTGAACACCCTGTGGGAAAAGGAATCCAACTGGATGACCAGCGCCACCAACGCCAGCAGTGGCGCCTACGGCATTGTCCAGTCACTGCCCGCCGAAAAAATGGCATCATCGGGACCTGATTACCTCACCAATCCCAAGACCCAGATCAACTGGGGCCTGGGCTATATCGAATCCCGGTACGGCAGCCCCTGCTCGGCACTGAACTTCCACTACGCCAACAACTGGTACTAA